Proteins from a single region of Erythrobacter sp.:
- a CDS encoding N-acetylmuramoyl-L-alanine amidase — protein MSGGTGDELVHREALSPNHGERTLPISMVVIHYTEMKPIETALARMCDPAASVSAHYCISEAGEVIRLVPEDRRAWHAGASYWRGIPDVNSASIGIELDHPGHAPENGGYRGFAQPQIDALIPLLARIVKQYDIPRANVVGHSDVAPMRKVDPGELFPWERLAEYKLCLPRPQCLAAGNPFHNEGSFFLALERFGYDITDQAKAVEAFERRWRPEHITGIPDGEIAAILWQLLLDRDQGRTR, from the coding sequence ATGTCGGGGGGCACGGGAGACGAACTGGTTCACCGCGAGGCGCTCTCGCCCAACCACGGGGAGCGCACGCTGCCGATCTCAATGGTGGTGATCCACTATACCGAGATGAAGCCGATCGAGACCGCGCTGGCGCGGATGTGCGATCCCGCCGCCTCGGTCAGCGCGCATTACTGCATTTCGGAAGCGGGCGAGGTGATCCGCCTCGTGCCCGAAGACCGGCGCGCGTGGCACGCAGGCGCGAGCTACTGGCGCGGTATTCCCGATGTGAATTCGGCCAGCATCGGGATCGAGCTCGATCACCCCGGCCATGCGCCCGAGAACGGGGGCTATCGCGGCTTTGCCCAGCCCCAGATCGACGCGCTGATCCCGCTGCTGGCGCGGATCGTCAAGCAATACGACATTCCGCGCGCCAATGTGGTGGGCCATTCCGATGTGGCGCCGATGCGCAAGGTCGATCCGGGCGAGCTCTTCCCGTGGGAGCGGCTGGCCGAATACAAGCTGTGCCTGCCGCGCCCGCAATGTCTGGCGGCCGGAAACCCCTTCCACAACGAGGGCAGCTTCTTCCTCGCATTGGAACGCTTCGGCTACGACATCACCGATCAGGCCAAGGCCGTCGAGGCCTTCGAGCGGCGCTGGCGGCCCGAACACATCACCGGCATCCCCGACGGCGAGATCGCCGCGATCCTGTGGCAATTGCTGCTCGACCGCGATCAGGGCCGCACGCGGTAA
- a CDS encoding histidine phosphotransferase family protein, whose amino-acid sequence MISQTDLAAMLCSRLCHDMLSPVGALANGLELLADEQDPEMRARCMELLEHSARISTDKLKFFRLAFGAAGGFGEAIPIDEAKAVIEALAADNKRIEINWAIADPSLPKPAVKVLLNLAQIALDALVRGGTLDIGAERRDGAVEIVARARGDRIAFDENIGRALQGDLAEGEITSRTAAAHMIAVVAEEMEGGLQYKLADGVLVLGAVLPEPDGMIG is encoded by the coding sequence ATGATCTCGCAAACCGATCTCGCCGCGATGCTGTGTTCGCGCCTGTGCCATGACATGCTCTCGCCGGTCGGCGCGCTCGCCAACGGGCTGGAACTGCTGGCGGACGAGCAGGACCCGGAAATGCGCGCGCGCTGCATGGAGCTGCTCGAACATTCGGCCCGCATCAGCACCGACAAGCTGAAGTTCTTCCGCCTTGCTTTCGGCGCGGCAGGCGGGTTCGGCGAGGCGATCCCGATCGACGAGGCCAAGGCCGTGATCGAGGCGCTGGCCGCCGATAACAAGCGCATCGAAATCAACTGGGCGATTGCCGATCCGAGCCTGCCCAAGCCGGCGGTGAAGGTGCTGCTGAACCTCGCGCAGATCGCCTTGGACGCGCTGGTGCGCGGCGGCACGCTCGATATCGGGGCCGAACGCCGCGACGGGGCGGTGGAGATCGTCGCGCGTGCGCGCGGAGACCGGATCGCCTTTGACGAGAATATCGGTCGCGCGCTTCAGGGCGATCTGGCGGAGGGCGAGATCACCAGCCGCACCGCTGCTGCCCACATGATCGCGGTCGTCGCCGAGGAAATGGAGGGCGGCCTCCAGTACAAGCTCGCCGACGGGGTGCTGGTGCTGGGCGCGGTGCTGCCCGAGCCTGACGGCATGATCGGCTAG
- a CDS encoding Mov34/MPN/PAD-1 family protein — MAFWAYMLHCRGGKFYTGHTDDLERRVAQHKSGALPGFTSDKLPVELVWSQDFPTRHEAVAAELQIKGCSRAKKLALIRGDWEAVSRYARKKDGPSTSSGRTGVEVSAQALETMRVAARAAHPREACGLLLGEGTRITEARVTANVHPSPETHFEIDPQALVDAHRAARSGGQQVLGYFHSHPAGPPEPSATDRSCAAGDGRVWAILAGDDVRFWKDGEQGFVALPFTSCDG, encoded by the coding sequence ATGGCGTTCTGGGCCTATATGCTTCACTGCCGCGGCGGCAAGTTCTACACGGGTCACACCGATGATCTTGAGCGGCGCGTAGCGCAGCACAAGTCGGGTGCCTTGCCCGGATTTACCAGCGACAAATTGCCCGTGGAACTGGTGTGGTCACAGGATTTCCCGACTCGTCACGAAGCGGTGGCCGCAGAATTGCAGATCAAGGGCTGCTCGCGGGCGAAGAAGCTGGCGCTGATCCGGGGCGATTGGGAGGCCGTTTCGCGTTACGCCAGGAAGAAAGACGGCCCTTCGACAAGCTCAGGGCGAACGGGTGTGGAGGTTTCTGCTCAAGCCCTCGAAACCATGCGCGTCGCAGCCCGCGCTGCCCATCCGCGCGAGGCCTGCGGGCTGTTGCTGGGCGAGGGCACGCGCATCACCGAGGCGCGCGTGACCGCCAATGTCCATCCCTCGCCAGAAACCCATTTCGAGATCGATCCGCAGGCGCTGGTCGATGCGCACCGCGCGGCGCGCAGCGGCGGCCAGCAAGTGCTGGGCTATTTCCACTCGCATCCCGCAGGCCCGCCCGAGCCTTCGGCGACCGACCGGTCCTGTGCTGCGGGCGATGGCCGCGTCTGGGCGATCCTCGCGGGGGACGACGTAAGGTTCTGGAAGGACGGGGAACAGGGGTTTGTCGCACTTCCCTTTACGTCTTGCGATGGTTAG
- the aqpZ gene encoding aquaporin Z, whose product MTKKLAAEFFGTFWLVFGGCGSAVLAAGFPELGIGFVGVSMAFGLTVLTMAYTVGGISGGHFNPAVSLGLAIGGRFGWADLVPYWAAQVLGSFCAAGVLFVIASGAPEFAAGGFASNGYGELSPGGYSMLSALVIEVVLTAMFLIVILGSTSSKAPAGFAPIAIGLALTLIHLISIPVTNTSVNPARSTSVAFYAETAAVSQLWLFWVAPLAGAAIGALVWKLLLSDGTD is encoded by the coding sequence ATGACGAAGAAACTTGCGGCCGAGTTTTTCGGGACCTTCTGGCTGGTGTTCGGGGGCTGCGGATCGGCGGTGCTGGCGGCGGGCTTTCCTGAGCTGGGGATCGGCTTTGTCGGCGTTTCGATGGCTTTCGGCCTCACCGTGCTGACCATGGCCTACACCGTGGGCGGGATATCGGGCGGGCATTTCAACCCGGCGGTGAGCCTTGGCCTTGCGATCGGCGGGCGCTTCGGCTGGGCAGACCTCGTGCCTTACTGGGCCGCGCAGGTGCTCGGCTCGTTCTGCGCGGCGGGCGTGCTCTTCGTGATCGCCAGCGGCGCGCCGGAGTTTGCCGCGGGCGGCTTTGCCTCGAACGGCTATGGCGAGCTGTCGCCGGGCGGCTATTCGATGCTCTCGGCGCTGGTGATCGAAGTGGTGCTGACCGCGATGTTCCTGATCGTGATCCTCGGCTCGACCTCGTCCAAGGCCCCGGCGGGCTTTGCCCCGATCGCGATCGGCCTCGCGCTCACGCTCATCCACCTCATTTCGATTCCGGTGACCAACACCTCGGTCAATCCGGCGCGTTCGACCAGCGTGGCCTTCTATGCCGAGACGGCCGCGGTGAGCCAGCTGTGGCTGTTCTGGGTCGCCCCGCTGGCGGGCGCGGCGATTGGCGCGCTGGTGTGGAAGCTGCTGCTGTCCGACGGGACGGACTAA
- a CDS encoding UDP-glucose/GDP-mannose dehydrogenase family protein, with amino-acid sequence MKIAMVGSGYVGLVSGACFADFGHDVVCIDKDQSKIDRLHAGIMPIYEPGLDALVESNVKAGRLSFTTSLAEGIKDAAAIFIAVGTPSRRGDGHADLTFVYEVAREVGESLSGPAVIVTKSTVPVGTGDEVERIIRETGTTQTFAVVSNPEFLREGAAIGDFKRPDRIVIGAEDEYGRDVMREVYRPLFLNESPILFTSRRTSELIKYAANAFLATKITFINEMADLCEKVGANVQDVSRGIGMDNRIGSKFLHAGPGYGGSCFPKDTLALLKTAEDYDSPTRIVEAVVKVNDSRKRAMGRKVVDALGGMEAARGKKAALLGLAFKPNTDDMRDSPAIAVAQTLMDAGVEVAAYDPEGMEQARPLLPDVTMCDSPYAAIEGADVVVIVTEWDAFRALDLRRVKELAKAPVMVDLRNVYKPEDMRAAGFEYVSVGRS; translated from the coding sequence GGCTCGTGTCGGGGGCCTGCTTTGCCGATTTCGGCCATGATGTGGTCTGCATCGACAAGGATCAGAGCAAGATCGACCGCCTGCACGCCGGGATCATGCCGATCTACGAGCCGGGCCTTGATGCGCTGGTCGAAAGCAATGTGAAGGCCGGGCGCCTCAGCTTCACCACCTCGCTCGCCGAAGGGATCAAGGATGCCGCCGCGATCTTCATCGCTGTCGGCACCCCCAGCCGCCGCGGCGATGGCCATGCCGATCTCACCTTCGTCTACGAAGTCGCGCGCGAAGTGGGCGAGAGCCTGTCGGGTCCGGCGGTGATCGTCACAAAGTCGACCGTGCCCGTCGGCACCGGTGACGAGGTGGAGCGCATCATCCGCGAAACCGGCACCACCCAGACCTTCGCCGTCGTCTCCAACCCCGAATTCCTGCGCGAAGGCGCGGCGATCGGCGATTTCAAGCGGCCTGATCGCATCGTGATCGGCGCCGAGGACGAGTATGGCCGTGACGTCATGCGCGAGGTCTATCGCCCGCTGTTCCTCAATGAATCGCCGATCCTGTTCACCAGCCGCCGCACCAGCGAGCTGATCAAATACGCCGCCAACGCCTTCCTCGCGACCAAGATCACCTTCATCAACGAGATGGCCGATCTGTGCGAGAAGGTCGGCGCGAATGTGCAGGACGTCAGCCGCGGGATCGGGATGGACAACCGCATCGGGTCGAAGTTCCTCCACGCAGGGCCGGGCTATGGCGGCAGCTGCTTCCCCAAGGATACGCTCGCGCTGCTGAAAACCGCCGAGGATTACGACAGCCCGACGCGGATCGTCGAGGCCGTGGTCAAGGTCAACGACAGCCGCAAGCGCGCGATGGGCCGCAAGGTCGTCGATGCACTGGGCGGGATGGAAGCGGCGCGCGGCAAAAAGGCGGCGCTGCTCGGCCTCGCCTTCAAGCCCAACACCGATGACATGCGCGACAGCCCCGCGATTGCCGTGGCCCAGACGCTGATGGACGCGGGCGTCGAAGTGGCGGCCTATGATCCCGAAGGCATGGAACAGGCCCGCCCGCTGCTGCCGGATGTGACCATGTGCGACAGCCCCTATGCCGCCATCGAGGGCGCGGACGTGGTGGTGATCGTCACCGAATGGGACGCCTTCCGCGCGCTCGATCTTCGCCGCGTCAAGGAACTCGCCAAGGCCCCGGTGATGGTGGACCTGCGCAATGTCTACAAGCCCGAAGACATGCGCGCTGCGGGCTTTGAATATGTGAGCGTGGGTAGGAGTTAA